DNA from Campylobacter concisus:
TTTAGATCATTTATCTTTTGCTCGACCGCTTGCTCTGGCGTAGCGTCAAATTTAAGGGTATTTAGCGAGAGCATGTAGCTAAAACTATCTATCTTCTCGCCAGGCAGCAAGTACTCCTGCGTGAATAAATTTGGCACAGGCTTGGCTGAGCCTGCTAGAGAGTAGAGTCTGTTGTCAAATTTTATCTGCATCGGCTCAAAATACTGAGTTGCTGCGAGCAATAGCGCTGGCAAAGCGATAAATGCTAAAAATTTCTTCATCAAATTCCTTTAAAATGGATTTACTATCATGACCCAGATGATGATGAGCATCGCGATAGTTGGCACTTCGTTGTAAGCTCTAAAGAAGATGCCACTTTTGTTGCAGCGTTTCTCTTTAAGCTGCTTCATGTAGCGTCCAAGGTCTAGGTGATAGATAGCCATTAAGATGACAACTAAAATTTTGACGTGGATGTGACCAGTTTTTATAAGATCAGGCATCGCGATAAGTATCAAAATGCCAGTGACAAATGAGCCAATGAGTGCGACCCAGCCGATGTAGTGATACATCTTGTACTCCATCACCTCTACCACTTTTACAAAGTCTGGCTTGTCCATGTTTTCTACGTGATAAACGTAGAGCCTTGGCTGATAAAACAGCACTGCCATCCACGAGATGAAAAACAAATAGTGGAGGTATTTTAAGTAAAGATAATATTCTGCCATAACGTCTCCTTATCTAAAAAGTATCTCTTTTCTAGCTTCAAATTCAGCCTTGCTGATCGCACCACTCTCAAAAAGCTCGTAAAGCCTTTTGAGGTCATCCTCTTTATCTTTTAGTTTTAGTCTCTCTTTTAGCTCGACTTTTTGTAAATTTTTCTCTACATAAGCACCAACCAAAAATGCATCGATAAGCCACCAAATGCCCCAAATAGCCAAGAATGGTATGCCTATAATGAAATAAAACGTAGAGTAGCCAACGAAAAATAGTCCCATCATTAAAAAGCCAGTGATAAATTTACCAAGGTAAATTCTATGCGCCCCAAGCCAGCCAGTAAGTAGCCAAAGCGCGTATGCGACGTAGATATTATTTCCCACTCTCTCTCCTTTTTCTAAAACTTTGCCAAAGTATCATCACAACGCAAAGATCGATCATCACATCAGCGAAGTTAAAGACCGCAAAGTTAAACCACTTGTGCCAAAAGACATAATCCACGACGCCGCCATGGATAAATCTATCTGTGATGTTTGAGCTGCCAGCTCCTAGCAAAGCTCCAAGCCAAATGGCATGCGAGTAAAGCAGTTTTTTTTCAACGACTAGATATACAAAAACGCCTAAAATGAGGG
Protein-coding regions in this window:
- the lspA gene encoding signal peptidase II, whose protein sequence is MRRNLVKFFIAFFIIFVVDQVIKMIFIDGFSWDGEFFSLVLTYNKGVAFSMFAFLDEWLKFIQIALILGVFVYLVVEKKLLYSHAIWLGALLGAGSSNITDRFIHGGVVDYVFWHKWFNFAVFNFADVMIDLCVVMILWQSFRKRRESGK
- a CDS encoding NINE protein; the protein is MGNNIYVAYALWLLTGWLGAHRIYLGKFITGFLMMGLFFVGYSTFYFIIGIPFLAIWGIWWLIDAFLVGAYVEKNLQKVELKERLKLKDKEDDLKRLYELFESGAISKAEFEARKEILFR
- a CDS encoding CopD family protein, yielding MAEYYLYLKYLHYLFFISWMAVLFYQPRLYVYHVENMDKPDFVKVVEVMEYKMYHYIGWVALIGSFVTGILILIAMPDLIKTGHIHVKILVVILMAIYHLDLGRYMKQLKEKRCNKSGIFFRAYNEVPTIAMLIIIWVMIVNPF